The following proteins come from a genomic window of Chaetodon auriga isolate fChaAug3 chromosome 16, fChaAug3.hap1, whole genome shotgun sequence:
- the LOC143334695 gene encoding trinucleotide repeat-containing gene 6A protein-like isoform X1, giving the protein MAPIRDSVSHSPNQTGLEHPVLDSQYEPSPWSSGSPCSSDSNSNWGKVLVDGSTDKPNNPSSANSSVWPPSSSSFSCSSSSSSSGCGSGSDPELASECMDADSSSSIGSEKNLAAVTTVMMMSANASSSVSSTASSPSSSMVTSAMVVGVSVNGDSNGNSRQVIGGGMGTIGGASNGNNNITGPSHYSVAGSNSIGSNNMGNHNNKPINNSGVWGTQSGSNMITTGGSTPCINGGLNPNTLNPNANHGAWPQNTTPSPVSQGQRPPQAQGMSSKLSLAPQQGPMLGWGSMAAPNNSSMMEDTEVNNGTASSKVLGSSNSGNGGLQPTNLNTESNGPNNTMMMNTTTTTTTNATMTSSPPNSTASPQLSGDCSWGSMGGGNGGPLANGNPSSAPQHPQGELGSTGAFGTPWGATTYPGDKGHPNADTVNPQNPALMQAGNPQISSTAAYKSNNTHNNTGAPRWDQGPTNNPNQPQTNLSWGIGSNQIPGSAGQTPGNGNQTTMGPPAGIPRPWGSSASSSSSSSSSSSTSNKMSNGEWGSTTPGNNNSDAGSHKGSSANNGWKSLEDDAMGMGGGGGGSHGLGSVTGGWGRSGGSEGSGESSGGRSSLDREGSQKGGNRRKANPHSSILPAMTRADLDPRVLSNTGWGQTPIRQNTAWDVTSTSNNQHQGTRGDERKHSGGGSGWGTATPAAPSQTSGGWGGGPGSSGPGTGGSGWGDRTTSGWDSKGPASGGGGQSGWDDGSSYKGSNNTSNTWSNNKDDRSNTWTNAPKLQQGWGSNCGNGSEGWGNGGDGARPGANSHWGEPQKGAGSVGWDSDSDRSGSGCWSEPSRTNTSSSNTWVGSGGSNTPDQSTPNPTSNWGDSVHKPSPQINNQGWGEPMKNNHGAQNWGEPNPKPSSEWGKGPESNTSRGSQGPNKPTGWLGGPMPTVGQKEEVATGWEEPSPESVRRRMEIDDGTAAWGDPGQYSGGSVNMWNRTGQSDQEAMGPSSQHQSQPSHSSKHAPQPMQPIAQDKSCSSGWGEPYSQQKESSTWGEPTTAPPVTVDNGTSAWGKPMDTSSSWDEHSRGEPSRGSRESGSGWGSQHKSAPGPKPMETWCGEEVSMSNSWDQEEEVEIGMWSNSQQDNRSHDQNTWNYKHKGSYKMNKPVNKQDEPWMKPFINQFNSMNFSRDSPDDAMKTGAGMVQDKRMDMGGMGDFNGVMGKNPGSRHQLHKESAMDRSPYYDKLSVSPSAYDSQASDEHSTNQSMTFSPSNSAQPIPCLDSGPSPAHSSSGGARQNVNPMMGGSSVAQGRGGPQSQITPQPNLRNQVPPPILPSQVPPSLLKYPGGNGGLNPLFGPQQVAVLNQLSQLNQLSQLNQISQLQRLLLQQQQQQQQQQQQKAQSQRVMPVGRQTEQTRPIGSSPSMMQPPRHLDPSLLKQAPPLKPYLDNYLSHNAPEMQKDAAALGSFSNFPLSLNSNLNVSLDMGVGGGSGGGAVSYKEPPQSKLKKLWATDPLEQNSKPGAMSSGLRLEDSPFYDFLSPGPSPLSPPGQSMGSVGDGWPPRANSPPPHGNTVTWPPEFRPGEPWKGYPNIDPETDPYVTPGSVINNLSINTVRDTDHLRDRNNGPSSSLNTTMPSNSAWSSIRASSHSGSLTSTAQSTSARPSESKWSPGGGSVSNSSLAHELWKVPLPSKALSVAAPSRPPPGLTSQKPSSASSGWDSSALRLGGWGSSESRYTPGSSWGDSSSSGRTQWLVLKNLTPQIDGSTLRTLCMQHGPLITFHLNLPHGNAVVCYSSKDEAAKAQKSLHMCVLGNTTILAEFASEEEINRFFAQGQSLATPSSGWQTIGSSQSRMDQSHPFPSRAPEPNQWNSSDLHSSSLWGGPNYSSSLWGSPSGTEAGRISSPSPISSFLPVDHLTGGGDSM; this is encoded by the exons ATGGCTCCCATTCGGGATTCCGTCAGCCACTCCCCTAATCAAACAG GTTTGGAGCATCCAGTCTTGGACTCGCAGTATGAGCCTTCCCCCTGGTCCTCTGGCTCTccctgcagcagtgacagcaacaGCAACTGGGGCAAAGTCCTAGTGGACGGAAGCACCGACAAACCCAACAACCCTTCTTCAGCTAACTCTTCCGTCtggcctccctcctcctcttcattctctTGCtcctcgtcttcttcctcttctggctGTGGGTCAGGATCAGACCCTGAGTTGGCGTCAGAATGCATGGACGCAGACTCTAGCTCCTCGATTGGCTCAGAGAAAAACCTCGCCGCTGTGacaacagtgatgatgatgtcagcaaatgcttcctcctctgtgtcttctaCGGCTTCTTCCCCCTCCTCGTCTATGGTGACTTCTGCCATGGTGGTCGGCGTTTCAGTGAATGGAGACAGCAACGGCAACAGTCGTCAAGTGATTGGTGGAGGGATGGGAACCATTGGCGGTGCAAGTAATGGAAATAATAACATCACTGGGCCCTCCCACTACTCCGTGGCAGGGTCCAACAGTATTGGCAGCAATAACATGGGTAACCACAACAACAAGCCCATCAATAACAGTGGTGTATGGGGCACCCAGTCAGGCAGCAACATGATCACCACCGGTGGAAGCACGCCCTGCATCAATGGAGGGTTAAACCCAAACACTTTAAACCCAAATGCCAACCATGGTGCCTGGCCGCAGAATACAACCCCAAGCCCAGTGTCCCAGGGCCAACGTCCTCCACAGGCTCAGGGGATGAGTTCCAAACTGAGTCTAGCTCCCCAACAGGGTCCCATGCTGGGCTGGGGTAGCATGGCAGCTCCAAACAACAGCAGTATGATGGAAGACACTGAGGTGAATAATGGTACAGCAAGCAGCAAGGTGTTAGGAAGCAGCAACAGTGGAAATGGTGGCCTACAGCCTACCAACCTTAACACTGAATCCAATGGACCAAATAACACTATGATGAtgaatactactactactactactactaatgcCACAATGACCTCTAGTCCACCAAACTCTACAGCCTCACCCCAACTCAGCGGGGATTGTTCCTGGGGCTCTATGGGAGGAGGGAATGGGGGTCCGCTGGCCAATGGAAACCCCTCATCAGCCCCCCAGCACCCCCAAGGTGAGCTGGGGAGTACTGGGGCCTTCGGTACGCCTTGGGGCGCCACTACCTACCCTGGAGACAAGGGCCACCCAAATGCAGACACTGTGAACCCCCAAAACCCTGCCTTAATGCAGGCTGGGAACCCCCAAATTTCCTCTACTGCTGCTTACAAGAGTAATAATACCCACAATAACACTGGGGCCCCACGCTGGGACCAGGGGCCCACCAATAACCCAAACCAGCCCCAGACTAACTTGTCCTGGGGTATTGGCTCAAATCAGATCCCAGGCTCTGCAGGCCAAACACCAGGAAATGGCAACCAGACTACAATGGGTCCTCCAGCAGGGATACCTCGCCCCTGGGGGAGCAGcgcatcttcttcttcctcgtcctcatcatcctcttccACATCTAACAAGATGTCAAATGGAGAATGGGGATCAACAACTCCTGGTAACAACAATTCAGATGCTGGAAGTCATAAAGGAAGCTCTGCCAACAATGGCTGGAAGAGCTTGGAGGATGACGCCATGGGcatgggaggtggaggaggtggaagcCATGGGTTGGGTAGTGTCACTGGAGGCTGGGGTCGCTCTGGAGGAAGCGAAGGAAGTGGCGAAAGCTCCGGTGGCCGTTCCAGCTTAGACAGAGAAGGCAGCCAAAAAGGGGGAAACCGCAGAAAAGCTAACCCCCATTCATCAATACTGCCAGCAATGACCCGGGCTGATTTGGACCCGAGGGTTCTGTCCAACACTGGATGGGGGCAGACACCCATACGGCAGAACACCGCCTGGGATGTCACTTCTACTTCTAACAATCAGCACCAGGGTaccagaggagatgaaagaaagCATAGTGGCGGAGGCTCCGGGTGGGGCACAGCTACACCGGCAGCTCCCTCCCAGACCTCTGGAG GTTGGGGGGGTGGGCCGGGCAGCTCAGGCCCAGGTACAGGAGGATCTGGCTGGGGAGATCGAACAACCTCTGGGTGGGACAGCAAAGGCCCAGCAAGTGGAGGGGGAGGGCAGAGTGGCTGGGACGATGGATCCAGCTACAAGGGGAGCAACAACACCAGTAACACCTGGAGCAATAACAAAGATGACAG GTCCAACACATGGACTAATGCACCCAAACTGCAACAGGGGTGGGGTTCCAATTGTGGAAATGGAAGTGAAGGCTGGGGTAATGGTGGAGATGGTGCCCGACCAGGGGCCAACAGCCATTGGGGGGAGCCCCAAAAAGGTGCAGGCTCAGTGGGCTGGGACAGCGACAGCGACCGGTCAGGGTCTGGATGTTGGAGCGAGCCTAGCCGaaccaacaccagcagcagcaacacctgGGTAGGGAGTGGAGGATCAAATACTCCAGACCAAAGCACTCCAAACCCAACTTCCAACTGGGGCGACTCAGTCCACAAACCCAGTCCTCAGATTAACAACCAGGGCTGGGGTGAGCCGATGAAGAACAACCACGGAGCCCAGAACTGGGGTGAGCCAAATCCCAAGCCCTCCAGCGAGTGGGGAAAGGGCCCTGAATCCAACACGTCCAGAGGCAGTCAAGGCCCTAACAAGCCCACAG GCTGGCTGGGAGGCCCCATGCCCACAGTAGGTCAGAAGGAGGAAGTGGCAACTGGGTGGGAAGAGCCTTCTCCAGAGTCCGTTCGTCGGAGGATGGAGATCGATGACGGGACAGCAGCTTGGGGAGACCCTG GTCAGTACAGTGGTGGATCTGTCAACATGTGGAACAGGACTGGCCAATCAGACCAGGAGGCCATGGGCCCATCCTCTCAGCACCAGTCCCAACCATCACACAGCTCGAAGCATGCTCCCCAGCCCATGCAGCCCATTGCGCAGGAcaaaagctgcagctctg gtTGGGGTGAGCCTTACTCCCAGCAGAAGGAGTCCTCGACATGGGGTGAGCCTACCACTGCTCCACCTGTGACAGTGGACAACGGGACGTCTGCCTGGGGGAAGCCCATGGACACCAGCTCCAGCTGGGATGAACACAGCAGGGGTGAACCCAGCAGGGGAAGCAGAGAGTCTGGCTCTGGATGGGGCAGCCAGCATAAGTCTG CTCCAGGTCCCAAGCCCATGGAGACGTGGTGTGGTGAGGAGGTGTCCATGAGCAATAGCTGGGAccaggaagaggaggtggagattgGCATGTGGAGCAACAGCCAACAGGACAACCGATCCCATGACCAAAACACCTGGAACTACAAGCATAAAGGCTCCTACAAG ATGAACAAACCAGTCAATAAACAGGATGAACCCTGGATGAAACCCTTCATCAACCAGTTCAACAGCATGAACTTCTCT AGAGACTCTCCTGATGACGCCATGAAGACAGGAGCAGGGATGGTGCAGGACAAGCGTATGGACATGGGCGGTATGGGAGACTTCAATGGAGTAATGGGGAAGAACCCTGGGTCTCGACACCAGCTCCACAAGGAGTCTGCCATGGATCGCAGCCCTTACTATGACAAG CTGTCTGTTTCCCCCTCTGCTTATGATAGCCAAGCTTCTGATGAGCACTCCACCAATCAAAGCATGACCTTTTCCCCATCCAATTCTGCTCAGCCTATCCCCTGTCTCGACTCTGGGCCGTCTCCCGCCCACTCTAGTTCTGGGGGCGCTCGGCAG AATGTAAACCCTATGATGGGTGGCAGCAGCGTAGCACAGGGCCGAGGCGGCCCCCAGTCCCAGATCACCCCCCAACCTAACCTTCGTAACCAAGTGCCTCCACCCATCCTGCCCTCTCAG GTCCCTCCATCCCTGTTGAAGTACCCAGGAGGTAACGGAGGTCTGAACCCTCTGTTTGGCCCTCAGCAGGTGGCTGTGCTCAACCAACTCTCCCAGCTCAATCAGCTGTCACAGCTCAACCAGATCAGCCAGTTACAG cgtcttctcctccagcagcagcaacaacagcaacagcagcagcagcagaaggctCAGAGCCAGAGAGTCATGCCTGTGGGACGGCAGactgaacag ACACGTCCTATTGGTTCGTCTCCATCAATGATGCAGCCCCCACGGCATCTGGACCCCTCCCTGCTGAAACAGGCCCCACCCCTCAAACCGTACCTGGATAACTACTTGTCCCACAATGCCCCTGAGATGCAGAAGGATGCTGCTGCTCTCGGATCCTTCAGCAACTTCCCTTTAA GCTTGAACTCTAACCTGAATGTATCCCTGGACATGGGGGttggtggtggtagtggtggcGGAGCTGTGAGCTACAAAGAGCCTCCCCAGTCCAAACTGAAGAAACTTTGGGCTACTGACCCTCTGGAGCAGAACAGCAAACCTG GTGCTATGTCGTCTGGGCTGCGTCTGGAGGACTCTCCCTTCTatgacttcctgtctcctggCCCATCTCCCCTGAGTCCTCCCGGCCAATCAATGGGCTCGGTGGGCGATGGCTGGCCGCCCCGTGCCAACTCTCCCCCACCCCATGGAAACACTGTCACCTGGCCCCCAG agttcCGGCCCGGGGAGCCTTGGAAAGGTTACCCCAACATTGACCCTGAGACTGACCCTTATGTGACCCCCGGCAGTGTCATCAACAACCTCTCCATCAACACCGTCCGCGACACAGACCACCTCAGGGACAGGAACAACG GGCCATCCTCATCACTGAACACCACGATGCCTTCTAACAGTGCCTGGTCATCCATTCGTGCCTCCAGCCACAGCGGTTCCCTCACCAGTACAGCACAAAGCACTTCAG CCAGACCCAGTGAGTCAAAGTGGTCTCCAGGCGGCGGTTCTGTGTCCAACTCCTCCCTGGCCCATGAGCTGTGGAAGGTCCCCCTGCCTTCCAAGGCGCTGTCTGTGGCGGCCCCCTCCAGACCACCACCCGGCCTCACCAGCCAGAAGcccagctctgcctcctccgGCTGGGACAGCTCTGCCCTGAGGCTGGGAGGGTGGGGCTCCTCTGAGTCCAGATACACACCTG GTTCCAGTTGGGgcgacagcagcagctcagggagAACCCAATGGCTTGTTCTGAAAAATCTCACACCTCAG atTGACGGCTCTACCCTGAGGACTTTGTGCATGCAGCACGGCCCTCTGATCACATTCCACCTCAACCTGCCGCATGGTAATGCCGTGGTATGCTACAGCTCCAAGGATGAGGCCGCCAAGGCCCAGAAGAGCCTGCACAT gtgtgttttgggGAACACTACTATTCTGGCTGAGTTTGCCAGCGAGGAGGAAATCAACCGTTTCTTTGCACAAGGGCAGTCATTGGCCACTCCCTCCTCTGGCTGGCAGACCATTGGCTCGTCTCAGAGCAGAATGGATCAGTCTCACCCCTTTCCCAGCCGCGCTCCTGAACCTAACCAGTGGAACAGCAGCGATCTCCACAGCTCCTCCCTCTGGGGCGGGCCCAACTATTCCAGTAGCCTGTGGGGGAGCCCCAGTGGCACCGAGGCGGGGAGGATCAGCAGCCCGTCTCCAATCAGCTCCTTCCTCCCGGTGGATCACTTGACAGGTGGAGGGGACTCCATGTGA